The proteins below are encoded in one region of Pseudonocardia sp. DSM 110487:
- a CDS encoding IclR family transcriptional regulator, translating into MPRQVKAPAAHQVLAILGHLGRQAGPVPAATIARELGLPRSTTYQLLATLAESGFVVHLADERRYSLGLAAYELATGYARQAPLQRVARVPLARLVDRTGYTAHLAVLHGREVIYLIEERAPGRPPLVTDVGVRLPAQLTASGRAMLAALPAAQVRALFPQPEAFVTRHEPGPRSLSALRKLLVETRRRGHAVEDGEVTPGFVSIAVAVLDHTRHPVASVAVTMPRSELNPDLSDVVVAEVARTARAIAARISGHTHPPAL; encoded by the coding sequence GTGCCTCGCCAGGTGAAGGCGCCCGCGGCACACCAGGTTCTGGCCATACTGGGGCATCTCGGGCGGCAGGCGGGCCCGGTGCCGGCGGCGACCATCGCGCGGGAGCTGGGGCTCCCCCGCTCGACCACGTACCAGCTCCTTGCCACCCTCGCCGAGAGCGGGTTCGTCGTGCACCTCGCCGACGAACGGCGCTACAGCCTCGGGTTGGCGGCCTACGAGCTCGCGACCGGCTACGCCCGCCAGGCGCCGCTGCAACGCGTCGCGCGGGTGCCGCTCGCCCGGCTCGTCGACCGCACCGGGTACACCGCGCACCTGGCCGTCCTGCACGGGCGCGAGGTCATCTACCTCATCGAGGAGCGGGCACCCGGTCGCCCACCGCTGGTCACCGACGTCGGGGTCCGCCTTCCCGCCCAGCTCACCGCCAGCGGGCGCGCGATGCTCGCGGCCCTGCCCGCGGCGCAGGTACGGGCCCTGTTCCCGCAGCCGGAGGCCTTCGTGACCCGGCACGAGCCAGGCCCCCGTTCACTCTCGGCGCTGCGGAAGCTCCTCGTCGAGACCCGGCGTCGCGGACACGCCGTCGAGGACGGCGAGGTGACACCGGGCTTCGTCTCGATCGCCGTGGCCGTGCTCGACCACACGCGGCACCCGGTCGCGAGCGTCGCCGTCACCATGCCCCGATCGGAGCTCAACCCGGATCTGAGCGACGTGGTCGTCGCGGAGGTCGCCCGGACCGCGCGGGCGATCGCCGCGCGGATCAGCGGCCACACCCATCCCCCCGCTCTCTGA
- the hutH gene encoding histidine ammonia-lyase translates to MHENTVEVGTGPLTPAEILAVARGGAGVRLSADAESEMAAGRKVVEALADDVEPHYGISTGFGALAVRHIPVDRRAQLQRSLVRSHAAGNGPEVEREVVRALMLLRLSTLATGRTGVRPETARVYAAMLTAGISPVVHEYGSLGCSGDLAPLAHCALAAMGEGEVRDDSGVLRPAADALAAAGIEPVELAEKEGLALINGTDGMLGMLVLACHDLRAVLRTADVAAAMSVEALLGTDAVFAADLQALRPHPGQADSAANLRALLSGSGIMASHRTPDCTRVQDAYSLRCAPQVHGAARDTVVHAETVAGRELAAAVDNPVVTADGRVESNGNFHGAPVAAVLDFLAIAVADVASMSERRTDRFLDVARNHGLPPFLADDPGVDSGHMIAQYTQAGIVSELKRLAAPASVDSIPSSAMQEDHVSMGWAAGRKLRRAVDGLTRVVAIELLTGARALDLRAPLAPAAATAAVRDRVRAEVAGPGPDRWLAPEIEAAVRLVASGEALAAAERVTGSLH, encoded by the coding sequence GTGCATGAGAACACCGTCGAGGTCGGGACCGGGCCGCTGACCCCCGCAGAGATCCTTGCTGTCGCCCGTGGCGGGGCGGGCGTTCGCCTGTCCGCCGATGCCGAGAGCGAGATGGCGGCGGGGCGGAAGGTGGTGGAGGCGCTCGCCGACGACGTGGAGCCCCACTACGGGATCTCGACCGGGTTCGGGGCGCTCGCCGTACGGCACATCCCGGTGGACCGGCGGGCCCAGCTGCAGCGCAGCCTGGTGCGCTCGCACGCGGCCGGGAACGGCCCCGAGGTCGAGCGCGAGGTGGTGCGGGCGCTGATGCTGCTGCGCCTGTCGACGCTGGCGACCGGGCGCACGGGGGTTCGCCCTGAGACGGCGCGGGTGTACGCGGCGATGCTCACCGCGGGGATCAGCCCGGTGGTGCACGAGTACGGGTCGCTGGGCTGCTCGGGGGACCTCGCGCCGCTGGCGCACTGCGCGCTGGCGGCGATGGGCGAGGGCGAGGTGCGCGACGACTCTGGGGTGCTGCGGCCTGCGGCCGACGCGCTCGCCGCCGCGGGCATCGAGCCCGTCGAGCTGGCGGAGAAGGAGGGCCTCGCGCTGATCAACGGCACCGACGGGATGCTCGGCATGCTCGTCCTGGCCTGCCACGATCTGCGCGCTGTCCTGCGCACCGCGGACGTGGCCGCCGCGATGAGCGTGGAGGCCCTGCTGGGCACCGACGCGGTGTTCGCCGCCGACCTGCAGGCGCTGCGCCCGCACCCGGGGCAGGCCGACAGCGCCGCGAACCTCAGGGCGCTGCTGTCCGGGTCCGGGATCATGGCCAGTCACCGCACGCCGGACTGCACGCGCGTCCAGGACGCGTACTCGCTGCGCTGCGCGCCGCAGGTGCACGGCGCCGCCCGGGACACCGTCGTGCACGCCGAGACCGTGGCTGGCCGCGAGCTGGCGGCGGCCGTGGACAACCCGGTCGTCACCGCCGACGGGCGGGTGGAGAGCAACGGCAACTTCCACGGCGCTCCCGTCGCGGCCGTGCTGGACTTCCTCGCGATCGCCGTCGCCGATGTGGCCTCGATGAGCGAGCGGCGCACCGACCGGTTCCTGGATGTGGCCCGCAACCACGGGCTGCCGCCGTTCCTCGCCGACGACCCGGGGGTCGACTCGGGGCACATGATCGCCCAGTACACGCAGGCGGGGATCGTGTCGGAGCTCAAGCGGCTCGCGGCGCCCGCGTCGGTCGACTCGATCCCGTCCAGCGCGATGCAGGAGGACCACGTCTCGATGGGCTGGGCGGCAGGCCGCAAGCTGCGGCGTGCGGTCGACGGGCTCACCCGGGTGGTGGCGATCGAGCTGCTCACCGGCGCACGGGCGCTGGATCTGCGTGCCCCGCTCGCGCCCGCCGCGGCCACGGCCGCCGTCCGGGACCGGGTGCGCGCCGAAGTGGCAGGCCCTGGTCCAGACCGGTGGCTGGCGCCCGAGATCGAAGCCGCCGTGCGACTCGTCGCCTCCGGCGAGGCGCTCGCCGCCGCGGAGCGCGTCACCGGCTCCCTGCATTGA
- a CDS encoding urocanate hydratase, with product MEGARPVRAARGTTLTARSWQTEAPLRMLCNNLDPEVAERPDDLVVYGGTGRAARDWASFDAMVRTLTTLADDETMLVQSGRPVGVLRTHEWAPRVLIANSNLVGDWATWPEFRRLEKLGLTMYGQMTAGSWIYIGTQGILQGTYETFAAVAEKRFGGTLSGTLTVTGGCGGMGGAQPLAVTLNGGVCLVIDVDPVRLRRRVEHRYLDELATDIDDAVARVTAAKKDRRALSVGLVGNCAAVLPALLRRRVEVDIVTDQTSAHDPLSYLPDGVDLDDWDDYAGKKPEEFTDRARESMARHVEAMVGFLDAGAEVFDYGNSLRDEARKGGYERAFAFPGFVPAYIRPLFCEGKGPFRWAALSGDPADIAATDEAVLELFPDHDRLHRWIRAARERVAFQGLPARICWLGQGERDRAGLRFNEMVADGRISAPIVIGRDHLDTGSVASPYRETEGMADGSDAIADWPLLNALVSTSSGASWVSIHHGGGVGIGRSIHAGQVTVADGTDLAAAKIERVLTNDPATGVLRHVDAGYELAETTAVTHGIRVPMAEGTAAP from the coding sequence ATGGAGGGTGCTCGTCCGGTCCGCGCCGCGCGCGGGACGACGCTGACGGCCCGGTCCTGGCAGACCGAGGCCCCGCTGCGGATGCTGTGCAACAACCTCGACCCCGAGGTGGCCGAGCGGCCCGATGATCTGGTCGTCTACGGCGGCACCGGGCGCGCGGCGCGCGACTGGGCGTCGTTCGACGCGATGGTCCGCACGCTCACCACGCTCGCCGACGACGAGACGATGCTCGTGCAGTCCGGCCGCCCGGTCGGGGTGCTGCGCACGCACGAGTGGGCGCCGCGGGTGCTGATCGCCAACTCGAACCTGGTGGGCGACTGGGCGACCTGGCCGGAGTTCCGCCGCCTCGAGAAGCTCGGCCTGACCATGTACGGCCAGATGACCGCGGGCTCGTGGATCTACATCGGCACCCAGGGCATCCTGCAGGGCACCTACGAGACGTTCGCCGCCGTCGCCGAGAAGCGGTTCGGTGGCACCCTTTCCGGGACGCTGACCGTCACGGGCGGCTGCGGCGGCATGGGCGGCGCGCAGCCCCTCGCCGTCACGCTCAACGGCGGCGTGTGCTTGGTGATCGACGTCGACCCGGTCCGGCTGCGACGCCGCGTCGAGCACCGCTACCTCGACGAGCTCGCCACCGACATCGACGACGCCGTCGCCCGCGTCACGGCGGCGAAGAAGGACCGGCGGGCGCTGTCGGTGGGGCTGGTCGGCAACTGCGCGGCGGTGCTGCCTGCGCTGCTGCGCCGCCGGGTGGAGGTCGACATCGTCACCGACCAGACGTCCGCGCACGACCCGCTGTCCTACCTGCCGGACGGCGTCGACCTCGACGACTGGGACGACTACGCGGGGAAGAAGCCCGAGGAGTTCACCGACCGGGCGCGCGAGTCGATGGCGCGGCACGTCGAGGCGATGGTCGGGTTCCTCGACGCGGGCGCGGAGGTGTTCGACTACGGCAACTCGCTGCGTGACGAGGCCCGCAAGGGCGGCTACGAGCGGGCGTTCGCGTTCCCCGGGTTCGTGCCCGCCTACATCCGGCCGCTGTTCTGCGAGGGCAAGGGCCCGTTCCGCTGGGCGGCGCTGTCTGGCGACCCGGCCGACATCGCCGCCACCGACGAGGCCGTGCTCGAGCTGTTCCCCGACCACGACCGGCTGCACCGCTGGATCCGCGCCGCCCGCGAGCGGGTGGCGTTCCAGGGCCTGCCCGCGCGGATCTGCTGGCTCGGCCAGGGCGAGCGCGACCGCGCCGGGCTGCGGTTCAACGAGATGGTCGCCGACGGACGGATCTCCGCGCCGATCGTGATCGGCCGCGACCACCTCGACACCGGCTCCGTCGCCTCCCCCTACCGCGAGACCGAGGGCATGGCAGACGGCTCCGACGCCATCGCCGACTGGCCGCTGCTCAACGCGCTGGTCAGCACGTCGTCCGGGGCGAGCTGGGTGTCCATCCACCACGGCGGCGGGGTGGGTATCGGCCGCTCCATCCACGCAGGCCAGGTCACCGTGGCCGACGGCACCGACCTGGCCGCCGCCAAGATCGAACGGGTGCTGACCAACGACCCCGCGACGGGCGTGCTCCGCCATGTGGACGCGGGCTACGAGCTGGCGGAGACGACGGCGGTGACCCACGGCATCCGCGTCCCGATGGCCGAGGGAACCGCCGCCCCGTGA
- a CDS encoding cytosine permease yields the protein MDPEVPLPPSRIERRSIDVVPDAERHGSPLNQFTLWFGANMQITAIVDGALAVVFGADALWAIIGLLIGNLAGGCVMALHSAQGPRLGLPQMISSRAQFGVYGAVVPLVLVVLLYLGFAATGTVLAGQAVNEIVGVDAPVVGIVVFGALTGIVATLGYRYIHMLGRISTVVGVVGFTYLGIRLLVEHDVPALLGVVPFDPATFLLAISLGAGWQLTFGPYVADYSRYLPRHTSERATFHTTLWGSVLGSQWSMSLGALIAAIPMAAGGDFLDNQVGFLGELSGGGAAAIAIFLVIVVGKLTVNCLNAYGGFMCLLTTVTSVTRAASVSRAGRVAFIGAFLAASVLIALLASENFLDNFRQFILALLMVFTPWSAVNLIDYYLISRERVDVPALYDPDARYGRWNAVALVSYTIGVLAQIPFMAQALYTGPVAEALDGADISWLVGLAVTAAVYYPWAKRTTDVPAEMIYPAGTVVR from the coding sequence ATGGATCCGGAGGTTCCGCTGCCCCCGTCCCGCATCGAGCGCCGTTCCATCGACGTGGTCCCGGACGCCGAGCGGCACGGGTCGCCGCTCAACCAGTTCACGCTGTGGTTCGGCGCCAACATGCAGATCACGGCGATCGTCGACGGCGCGCTCGCCGTCGTGTTCGGTGCCGACGCGCTGTGGGCGATCATCGGGCTGCTGATCGGCAACCTCGCGGGCGGCTGCGTGATGGCGCTGCACTCGGCGCAGGGGCCCCGGCTCGGGCTTCCGCAGATGATCTCCAGCCGGGCGCAGTTCGGGGTGTACGGCGCCGTCGTCCCGCTGGTGCTCGTCGTGTTGCTGTACCTCGGGTTCGCGGCCACCGGCACGGTGCTCGCCGGGCAGGCGGTCAACGAGATCGTCGGCGTCGACGCCCCGGTGGTGGGCATCGTCGTCTTCGGCGCGCTCACCGGGATCGTCGCGACGCTCGGGTACCGCTACATCCACATGCTCGGGCGCATCTCCACCGTTGTCGGCGTCGTCGGCTTCACCTACCTCGGCATCCGGCTGCTCGTCGAGCACGACGTGCCCGCCTTGCTCGGCGTCGTGCCGTTCGACCCCGCCACGTTCCTGCTCGCGATCTCCCTCGGCGCCGGCTGGCAGCTGACCTTCGGCCCGTACGTGGCCGACTACTCCCGCTACCTCCCGCGCCACACCAGCGAGCGCGCGACGTTCCACACGACGCTGTGGGGGAGCGTGCTCGGCTCGCAGTGGTCGATGAGCCTCGGCGCGCTGATTGCCGCCATCCCGATGGCAGCCGGCGGCGACTTCCTGGACAACCAGGTCGGCTTCCTCGGCGAGCTGAGTGGCGGGGGTGCCGCGGCGATCGCGATCTTCCTCGTGATCGTGGTCGGCAAGCTCACGGTCAACTGCCTGAACGCCTACGGCGGCTTCATGTGCCTGCTGACCACGGTCACCTCGGTGACGAGGGCCGCATCAGTGTCGCGGGCCGGGCGGGTGGCGTTCATCGGCGCGTTCCTCGCGGCGTCCGTGCTGATCGCGCTGCTCGCGTCGGAGAACTTCCTGGACAACTTCCGGCAGTTCATCCTCGCGCTGCTGATGGTCTTCACACCGTGGAGCGCGGTGAACCTGATCGACTACTACCTGATCTCCCGGGAACGGGTCGACGTGCCCGCGCTCTACGACCCGGACGCCCGCTACGGGCGGTGGAACGCGGTCGCGCTGGTGTCGTACACCATCGGTGTGCTCGCCCAGATCCCGTTCATGGCGCAGGCCCTGTACACCGGTCCGGTGGCCGAGGCGCTCGACGGCGCCGACATCTCCTGGCTGGTCGGCCTCGCCGTCACCGCCGCGGTGTACTACCCGTGGGCGAAGCGGACGACGGACGTGCCCGCCGAGATGATCTACCCGGCCGGGACGGTGGTGCGATGA
- a CDS encoding allantoate amidohydrolase, protein MTFDAMWADLHPVGRDSRSGGYRRFAWTAEDAALREWFTGEAAARGLDVTSDRAGNLWAWWGDPDADGPGLVLGSHLDSVPDGGAFDGPLGVVSALAALDALRERGWTPGRPLGIAVFADEEGARFGIACAGSRIITGALDPDRARSLADADGTTVAEAMAAAGHDPAQVGPDAATLARVGTFVELHVEQGRALVDAPDKAAVGVASAIWPHGRWRLDLRGRADHAGTTRLEDRDDPMLHLADAVTAARRAARGHDALATIGKLRVEPNGVNAIPSRVTAWLDARGPDEGDVRAVVAAVAAAAGSEPVEESWTGPTAFDAGLRERLAALLGAPVLPTGAGHDAGILAAAGIPAAMLFVRNPTGVSHSPDEHADPADCHRGVEALTRVVEELG, encoded by the coding sequence ATGACCTTCGACGCGATGTGGGCCGACCTGCACCCGGTCGGCCGGGATTCCCGCAGCGGCGGCTACCGCCGGTTCGCCTGGACCGCCGAGGACGCGGCCCTGCGGGAATGGTTCACCGGCGAGGCGGCGGCGCGCGGGCTCGACGTCACCTCCGACCGCGCGGGCAACCTGTGGGCCTGGTGGGGCGACCCGGACGCCGACGGGCCCGGCCTCGTCCTCGGCAGCCACCTCGACTCGGTGCCCGACGGAGGCGCGTTCGACGGCCCGCTGGGCGTCGTGTCCGCGCTCGCGGCCCTTGACGCGCTGCGGGAGCGGGGATGGACGCCGGGCCGCCCGCTGGGTATTGCCGTCTTCGCCGACGAGGAGGGGGCGCGGTTCGGCATCGCGTGCGCGGGCAGCCGGATCATCACCGGCGCGCTCGACCCGGATCGCGCCCGCTCGCTCGCCGACGCCGACGGCACGACCGTCGCCGAGGCGATGGCCGCGGCCGGCCACGATCCCGCGCAGGTCGGCCCGGACGCCGCCACCTTGGCGCGAGTGGGCACGTTCGTCGAGCTGCACGTCGAACAGGGCAGGGCACTCGTCGACGCACCGGACAAGGCGGCGGTCGGCGTTGCGAGCGCGATCTGGCCGCACGGCCGCTGGCGCCTGGACCTGCGCGGCCGCGCCGACCACGCCGGCACGACGCGGCTCGAGGACCGGGACGACCCGATGCTGCACCTCGCCGATGCCGTCACCGCGGCACGGCGGGCGGCGCGGGGACACGACGCGCTCGCCACCATCGGGAAGCTGCGGGTGGAGCCCAACGGGGTCAACGCGATCCCGTCCCGCGTCACCGCATGGCTGGACGCCCGCGGCCCCGACGAGGGGGACGTGCGGGCCGTCGTCGCCGCGGTGGCGGCTGCAGCCGGGAGCGAGCCGGTCGAGGAGTCGTGGACCGGGCCGACCGCCTTCGACGCCGGCCTGCGGGAGCGGCTGGCCGCGCTGCTCGGCGCGCCGGTGCTGCCGACGGGGGCGGGTCACGACGCCGGGATCCTCGCCGCGGCCGGGATCCCGGCGGCGATGCTGTTCGTCCGGAACCCGACAGGGGTCTCCCACTCGCCCGATGAGCACGCCGACCCCGCCGACTGCCACCGTGGCGTCGAGGCGCTCACCCGGGTCGTCGAGGAGCTCGGGTGA
- a CDS encoding formimidoylglutamate deiminase, translating to MTAGYWCERAWLEGGPRDRVRVTTDGDRIADVTTGVDPGPEDVRLAGLVLPGFANAHSHAFHRALRGRTHDRGGTFWTWRERMYEVAARLDPDRYLALARAAYAEMALAGVSCVGEFHYLHHDEDGTPYADPNAMGQALIQAAAEAGVRLTLLDTCYLAGGLGASGHTPLDPVQARFGDGDAHAWAERVARLADTDGVRVGAAVHSVRAVPAAQLPVVVRAAGRRPLHVHLSEQQQENDACQAFYGATPTALLAEQGVLGPGTTAVHATHLSAADIARLGGSGTSVCACPSTEADLADGIGPFRALRRAGSPLTVGSDQHVTVDLLAEARLVESHERLASGERGRLTPAALVDALTEHGHACLGWPDAGRIASGARADLVAVGLDRPRTAGTAPEQVVMTACAEDIHTVVVDGRVIVREGRHVLGDVGRLLADAIAPLWEEP from the coding sequence GTGACGGCGGGGTACTGGTGCGAGCGGGCCTGGCTGGAGGGCGGCCCGCGCGACCGGGTCCGCGTCACGACCGACGGCGACCGGATCGCGGACGTGACGACCGGTGTCGACCCCGGCCCCGAGGACGTGCGCCTCGCGGGCCTGGTCCTGCCGGGCTTCGCGAACGCCCACAGCCACGCGTTCCACCGCGCCCTGCGCGGCCGCACGCACGACCGCGGCGGCACGTTCTGGACCTGGCGGGAGCGGATGTACGAGGTGGCGGCGCGGCTCGACCCGGACCGCTACCTCGCACTGGCCCGGGCCGCGTATGCGGAGATGGCGCTGGCCGGCGTGAGCTGCGTCGGCGAGTTCCACTACCTGCACCACGACGAGGACGGCACCCCGTACGCCGACCCGAACGCGATGGGACAGGCGCTGATCCAGGCGGCCGCCGAGGCGGGCGTGCGGCTCACGCTGCTGGACACCTGCTACCTCGCCGGTGGGCTCGGCGCGTCCGGCCACACCCCGCTCGACCCGGTGCAGGCGCGGTTCGGCGACGGTGACGCCCACGCCTGGGCGGAGCGCGTCGCCCGGCTCGCGGACACCGACGGGGTGCGGGTGGGCGCGGCGGTGCACTCGGTGCGGGCGGTGCCCGCCGCGCAGCTGCCCGTCGTCGTGCGGGCCGCGGGCCGGCGGCCCCTGCACGTCCACCTGTCGGAGCAGCAGCAGGAGAACGACGCGTGCCAGGCGTTCTACGGGGCCACGCCCACGGCGCTGCTGGCCGAACAGGGCGTCCTCGGGCCGGGCACGACCGCGGTGCACGCCACGCACCTGAGCGCCGCCGACATCGCCCGGCTCGGCGGCTCGGGCACCAGCGTGTGCGCCTGCCCGAGTACGGAGGCCGACCTCGCCGACGGCATCGGCCCGTTCCGGGCGCTGCGGCGGGCCGGGTCGCCGCTGACGGTCGGCAGCGACCAGCACGTCACGGTCGACCTGCTCGCCGAGGCCCGACTCGTCGAGTCCCACGAGCGGCTGGCCTCCGGCGAGCGCGGCCGCCTGACACCCGCCGCCCTCGTGGATGCGCTCACCGAGCACGGGCACGCCTGCCTCGGCTGGCCGGACGCGGGACGGATCGCCTCCGGCGCGCGGGCCGACCTGGTCGCGGTCGGGCTGGACCGCCCCCGCACCGCAGGCACGGCCCCCGAGCAGGTGGTGATGACGGCCTGCGCCGAGGACATCCACACCGTCGTGGTCGACGGGCGTGTGATCGTGCGCGAGGGCAGGCATGTGCTGGGGGACGTGGGCCGGCTGCTGGCCGACGCCATCGCCCCGCTCTGGGAGGAGCCATGA
- the hutI gene encoding imidazolonepropionase, producing MSTLVTGIAELVTNDPALGPGPLGIVADAALVVDDGLVAWVGPSASAPAADARIDVEGRAVLPGFVDSHAHLVFAGERSAEFEARMSGVPYDGGGIASTVTATRAADDDQLRARLRALVAEMRAQGTTTVEVKSGYGLTVADEARALRLAREVTDETTFLGAHVVPPEYAGRTDEYVALVTGPMLRACAPYARWVDVFCEPASPHAFDGGASRAVLEAGRAAGLGLRVHGNQLGPGPGVRLAVELAAASVDHCTYLTDADVDALASGDTVATLLPGVEFSTRQPYPDARRLLDAGVTVALATDCNPGTCFSSSMSICIALAVREMRMTPAEAVRAATAGGAAALRRADVGHLGVGARANLSVLEAPSYRHLAYRPGVPLARALDIPTHYPQLE from the coding sequence ATGAGCACGCTGGTCACGGGCATCGCCGAGCTGGTCACCAACGACCCCGCGCTCGGCCCCGGCCCGCTGGGGATCGTGGCCGACGCGGCGCTGGTGGTCGACGACGGCCTCGTCGCATGGGTGGGTCCCTCGGCATCGGCTCCCGCGGCCGACGCGCGGATCGACGTGGAGGGCCGGGCCGTGTTGCCCGGTTTCGTCGACAGCCACGCCCACCTGGTGTTCGCAGGCGAGCGCTCGGCCGAGTTCGAGGCGCGGATGTCGGGCGTGCCCTACGACGGCGGCGGCATCGCCTCCACGGTCACGGCCACCCGCGCGGCCGACGACGACCAGCTCCGGGCGCGTCTCCGCGCCCTCGTGGCGGAGATGCGAGCACAGGGCACCACGACGGTCGAGGTCAAGAGCGGCTACGGCCTGACCGTCGCCGATGAGGCGCGCGCGCTCCGGCTCGCCCGCGAGGTGACCGACGAGACCACCTTCCTCGGCGCGCACGTCGTGCCCCCGGAGTACGCGGGCCGGACCGATGAGTACGTCGCGCTGGTCACCGGCCCCATGCTGCGGGCGTGCGCGCCGTACGCGCGCTGGGTGGACGTGTTCTGCGAGCCCGCCTCCCCACACGCTTTCGACGGGGGCGCCAGCCGCGCGGTGCTGGAAGCGGGCCGGGCCGCCGGTCTCGGCCTGCGGGTGCACGGCAACCAGCTCGGGCCCGGCCCCGGCGTGCGGCTGGCCGTCGAGCTGGCCGCCGCGAGCGTCGACCACTGCACGTACCTGACCGATGCCGACGTCGACGCGCTGGCGTCCGGTGACACCGTGGCGACCCTGCTCCCTGGCGTCGAGTTCTCGACCCGGCAGCCCTATCCGGACGCCCGCAGGCTGCTCGACGCCGGCGTCACAGTGGCGCTGGCCACGGACTGCAACCCGGGCACGTGCTTCTCCTCGTCCATGTCGATCTGCATCGCGCTCGCGGTGCGCGAGATGCGGATGACGCCGGCCGAGGCGGTGCGGGCGGCGACGGCCGGTGGCGCGGCGGCGCTGCGTCGCGCCGATGTGGGGCACCTGGGTGTCGGCGCGCGCGCCAACCTCTCCGTGCTGGAGGCGCCGTCCTACCGGCATCTGGCCTACCGGCCCGGTGTGCCGCTGGCCCGTGCGCTGGACATTCCCACCCACTACCCGCAGCTCGAGTAA
- a CDS encoding LysR family transcriptional regulator yields MSSFTLHELQCFDAVVSDGGFQAAAERLHRSHPSVFAAVAKLERQLGLNLLDRSGYRVRLTEAGQAFHRKVAVLLHEAEELRTYATQLAMGEEAELRVVLGDLCPLPPVLALLSRFFASCPQTRMHLQFETVTGPWERLLEDETDLIVHRVPKSDVRMEWIDLGRVAMVPVVAPGFLPFPPASDITPQRMRAFTQCVIRDSARHPTEQGHFLVEGAPRSSVPDHLMKKELVLHGMAWGHLPRFMIEPELRDGRLLSIAGRHFPGVVENLSAARRRDRPHGPVADQLWDFLAREAPVLRPGLGRVPRAKGTRLPVVE; encoded by the coding sequence ATGTCCAGCTTCACACTCCACGAGTTGCAGTGCTTCGACGCCGTCGTGAGCGACGGCGGCTTCCAGGCCGCCGCCGAGCGGCTGCACCGCTCGCATCCGTCGGTCTTCGCGGCGGTGGCCAAGCTGGAACGCCAGCTGGGCCTGAACCTGCTGGACCGCTCGGGCTACCGGGTGCGGCTCACCGAGGCGGGGCAGGCCTTCCACCGCAAGGTGGCCGTCCTGCTGCACGAGGCCGAGGAGCTGCGGACCTACGCCACGCAGCTGGCGATGGGCGAGGAGGCCGAGCTGCGGGTGGTGCTCGGGGACCTGTGCCCGTTGCCGCCGGTGCTGGCCCTGCTCAGCCGCTTCTTCGCGAGCTGCCCGCAGACGCGGATGCACCTGCAGTTCGAGACCGTGACCGGCCCGTGGGAGCGGCTGCTGGAGGACGAGACCGACCTCATCGTGCACCGCGTCCCCAAGAGCGACGTGCGGATGGAGTGGATCGATCTCGGCCGCGTCGCGATGGTCCCGGTCGTGGCGCCCGGGTTCCTGCCCTTCCCCCCGGCCTCGGACATCACGCCGCAACGGATGCGGGCCTTCACCCAGTGCGTGATCCGGGATTCGGCACGGCACCCGACCGAACAGGGCCATTTCCTGGTCGAGGGCGCACCCCGGAGTTCCGTGCCGGACCACCTCATGAAGAAGGAGCTGGTCCTGCACGGCATGGCGTGGGGCCACCTGCCCCGATTCATGATCGAGCCCGAGCTGCGCGACGGGCGCCTGCTGTCCATCGCCGGACGACACTTTCCCGGTGTGGTCGAGAACCTCTCGGCGGCGCGCCGGCGCGACCGGCCGCACGGACCGGTCGCCGACCAGCTGTGGGACTTCCTGGCTCGCGAAGCACCGGTGCTGCGGCCTGGGCTGGGCCGCGTGCCGAGGGCGAAGGGAACCAGACTCCCGGTGGTCGAGTAG
- the pcaD gene encoding 3-oxoadipate enol-lactonase: protein MDPQTYKAITTGDGVRIAYRFDGEQDMPVLLLSNSIGTDLHMWDGQVAALTEHFRLLRYDARGHGASGVPSGPYSLDRLGRDVVELLDALGLQRVHVLGLSLGGFVAQWLAIHVPERVDRLVLSNTAAYLGPPQQWDPLIAELLAAPDMQATAEMFLRNWFPAHMLEGDNEVVEGFRRTLLATRREGVAGSWAVVRDADLRRTASLIRNPTLVVAGEYDTVTSAAHGKEIASVVPGARYVVLPAVHMANVERQAEFLDAVVPFLAEQA, encoded by the coding sequence ATGGACCCCCAGACATACAAGGCAATCACCACCGGTGATGGCGTCCGCATCGCCTACCGCTTCGACGGTGAGCAGGACATGCCGGTGCTGCTGCTCTCGAACTCCATCGGCACCGACCTCCACATGTGGGACGGCCAGGTGGCCGCCCTCACCGAGCACTTCCGGCTGCTGCGCTACGACGCGCGCGGCCACGGCGCCTCCGGCGTGCCGAGCGGCCCGTACTCACTGGACCGGCTGGGGCGCGACGTGGTCGAGCTGCTGGACGCGCTGGGCCTGCAGCGGGTGCACGTGCTGGGTCTGTCGCTCGGCGGGTTCGTCGCGCAGTGGTTGGCGATCCACGTGCCGGAGCGGGTTGACCGCCTGGTGCTCTCGAACACCGCCGCATACCTCGGCCCGCCGCAGCAGTGGGATCCGCTGATCGCCGAGCTGCTGGCGGCCCCCGACATGCAGGCAACCGCGGAGATGTTCCTGCGGAACTGGTTCCCGGCCCACATGTTGGAGGGCGACAACGAGGTCGTCGAGGGCTTCCGCCGCACGCTGCTCGCGACGCGGCGGGAAGGCGTGGCCGGCAGCTGGGCCGTGGTGCGCGACGCCGACCTGCGCCGCACGGCATCGCTCATCCGCAACCCGACGCTGGTGGTCGCGGGCGAGTACGACACGGTCACCTCCGCCGCTCATGGGAAGGAGATCGCCTCGGTCGTCCCCGGCGCGCGGTACGTCGTCCTGCCCGCGGTGCACATGGCGAATGTCGAGCGGCAGGCGGAGTTCCTGGACGCCGTGGTGCCCTTCCTCGCCGAACAGGCTTGA